One segment of Schistocerca cancellata isolate TAMUIC-IGC-003103 chromosome 2, iqSchCanc2.1, whole genome shotgun sequence DNA contains the following:
- the LOC126161964 gene encoding uncharacterized protein LOC126161964 yields the protein MTRFARAHGSKSSNERLPEAATSWNIMKQQLTDKLQSSKALGDSASSFQKIWKSSDFDRDVWNKNEVKWADLEDSECADKTVKSGEEYNTLEKKNKKRKHNKTFTNEHFPETTGDNQKKKKKMRNRDSTEFHESQYTGIKLSMPDGDLPHTSNVEKAKKPKKMKKETNDEEGNINDIELEKHEMSEDAVCEESGISPKFTMENNMKKKLGKKRKRSHDSISGIQDEQPARKYGSGLNGKENVNLEKSGESEASNHQLKKKHKRSKNKNKTEESGCLNFVKQNFHEEGSEIIPGADADVVPSEKHRKKKKCKDNGSNNVDANLNGGKPNFQLGGNGSHTSVTSENVQNEGREKKRKKLWQQENNKKFMKKHNFSVEDRKIKKGEFEKKYLHTTVLHVNGKDIKIVKFDGFPVKKEDAENLIQLKKKMIANGIPASEIKATMKLERRKAEKALAREKKKVCFHCRNSGHVLSECPDLGKADTDDLVGTGICFKCGSTEHKHFECRVTREQEFRYAKCFICNEQGHIARQCPDNPRGLYPKGGACHICGDVTHLKKDCPDLIKEKEEKIIKLQTLTDKALEALEDDKNAKSVSLNDVKKKKTVKF from the coding sequence atGACGCGCTTTGCAAGGGCCCATGGATCAAAGTCTTCAAATGAGCGATTACCAGAGGCAGCAACATCATGGAATATAATGAAACAGCAACTTACAGACAAGCTACAGTCTTCTAAGGCACTTGGAGATTCAGCTTCATCTTTCCAAAAGATTTGGAAATCATCAGACTTTGATAGAGATGTTTGGAACAAAAATGAGGTTAAGTGGGCTGATTTGGAAGATAGTGAGTGTGCAGATAAAACTGTGAAATCTGGTGAAGAGTATAATACACTTgaaaaaaagaataagaagagGAAGCATAATAAGACATTTACAAATGAACATTTTCCTGAAACCACAGGGGAcaaccagaaaaaaaagaaaaaaatgaggaaCAGAGACAGCACTGAATTTCATGAGTCTCAGTATACAGGAATTAAGTTGTCTATGCCTGATGGTGATTTGCCACATACTAGTAATGTTGAAAAGGCAAAGAAGCccaaaaaaatgaagaaagaaactaATGATGAAGAGGGTAATATCAATGACATAGAGTTAGAGAAACATGAAATGTCGGAAGATGCAGTGTGTGAAGAAAGTGGTATATCTCCAAAGTTCACCATGGAAAATAATATGAAAAAGAAGTTAGGAAAGAAGCGAAAAAGGAGTCATGATAGTATATCTGGCATACAAGATGAACAGCCTGCCAGGAAATATGGAAGTGGTCTGAATGGAAAGGAGAACGTTAACCTTGAGAAAAGTGGTGAATCAGAAGCAAGTAATCATCAGTTGAAAAAGAAACATAAAcgttctaaaaataaaaataaaactgaagaaagtggctGCTTGAATTTTGTCAAACAGAATTTCCATGAAGAAGGTAGTGAAATTATCCCAGGTGCAGATGCTGATGTGGTGCCAAGTGAAAAgcatagaaagaaaaagaaatgtaaagATAATGGAAGCAACAATGTAGATGCCAATTTGAATGGTGGCAAGCCGAATTTTCAATTGGGGGGTAATGGAAGTCATACAAGTGTAACTTCAGAGAACGTGCAAAACGaaggaagagaaaagaaaagaaaaaaattgtggcagCAAGAAAATAACAAGAAATTCATGAAAAAACATAACTTCTCTGTGGAAGATAGAAAGATAAAGAAGGGTGAATTTGAAAAGAAGTATCTGCACACAACAGTACTACACGTGAATGGTAAGGATATAAAAATAGTTAAGTTTGATGGCTTCCCTGTGAAAAAAGAAGACGCAGAAAATTTAATACAGCTGAAGAAGAAAATGATTGCAAATGGGATACCAGCTAGtgaaattaaagcaacaatgaAGTTGGAGAGGCGCAAGGCAGAGAAAGCACTGGCAAGAGAGAAGAAGAAAGTTTGTTTTCATTGCAGGAATTCTGGTCATGTTCTATCAGAATGCCCAGACCTGGGAAAGGCAGATACAGATGATCTTGTAGGAACGGGTATTTGTTTCAAATGTGGATCAACAGAGCACAAGCACTTTGAATGTCGTGTTACTAGGGAACAGGAATTTCGTTACGCTAAATGCTTTATATGTAATGAGCAAGGACATATTGCTCGGCAGTGCCCAGATAATCCCAGAGGATTGTATCCAAAAGGGGGTGCGTGTCATATCTGTGGAGATGTTACTCACCTGAAGAAAGATTGTCCAGATCttattaaagaaaaagaagaaaaaattataaagttgCAGACACTGACTGACAAGGCATTAGAGGCATTAGAAGATGATAAAAACGCGAAGTCTGTCTCACTTAATGATGTTAAAAAAAAGAAGACTGTCAAATTTTAA